The following are from one region of the Dreissena polymorpha isolate Duluth1 chromosome 2, UMN_Dpol_1.0, whole genome shotgun sequence genome:
- the LOC127866359 gene encoding protocadherin beta-14-like, whose product MTVRVLRNQRPVILNIEREITVDERRPIGERIYVIDARDPDLLPGSALHYQVYGEGLAPGLFEIVDIEKGFITVASNLMRDKAPAYNLTVVVYDFGTARPDGFLHNQSQHDQNANAPVFTANPYRSNLEWRDLPVKIVATISATDADNDRVTYSLGSNLPEVADYFRVNSDNGNIVLLRDSPSAQRILHNQRSGS is encoded by the exons ATGACAGTCAGGGTGTTGCGTAACCAGAGACCAGTCATTCTGAACATTGAAAGGGAGATCACTGTTGATGAACGAAGACCGATTGGAGAACGTATATATGTCATTGACGCACGAGATCCAGACCTTTTGCCTGGG agTGCTCTTCACTACCAGGTGTACGGAGAGGGCTTAGCGCCCGGCCTGTTTGAGATCGTTGATATCGAGAAAGGATTCATCACTGTTGCCAGCAACCTCATGAGGGATAAAGCTCCTGCATATAAT CTGACAGTGGTCGTGTATGACTTTGGAACTGCCAGACCTGATGGCTTCCTACACAATCAGAGTCAACATGATCAGAACGCTAATGCTCCAGTGTTCACCGCCAATCCATACAGAAGTAATCTTGAATGGCGGGACCTGCCTGTAAAAATTGTTGCAACCATCTCAGCCACTGATGCTGACAAT GACCGTGTGACGTACAGTTTGGGAAGCAATCTACCTGAAGTTGCCGACTATTTCAGGGTGAATTCTGACAATGGAAACATTGTACTACTAAGGGACTCTCCCAGCGCGCAGAGAATCCTTCACA ATCAACGTTCAGGCTCGTGA
- the LOC127869625 gene encoding uncharacterized protein LOC127869625, translated as MDDALARSLYTIYIDAYDSLVPDNRARTQVQITVLRNQGFPEFDRASYNEQIDEFHQLAVSVVNITARDTRDNDQITYRMIDGSLNQINSSSSTLSQAQFRVKRQMMASQPGPVIYK; from the exons ATGGATGATGCTCTGGCTAGATCTTTATACAct ATCTACATTGACGCCTATGATTCCCTCGTGCCTGACAACAGAGCAAGAACTCAAGTACAGATTACAGTGCTTCGTAACCAAGGTTTCCCAGAGTTTGACAGAGCAAGCTACAATGAGCAGATAGACGAGTTCCATCAGCTTGCTGTCAGTGTGGTCAATATAACAGCCCGCGACACACGTGATAAT gacCAAATCACTTACAGAATGATTGATGGCTCTCTCAACCAAATTAATTCCAGTTCTTCTACATTGAGCCAAGCACAG TTCCGTGTGAAGCGACAGATGATGGCCTCCCAGCCAGGTCCCGTGAT TTACAAGTGA